A stretch of Lathyrus oleraceus cultivar Zhongwan6 chromosome 6, CAAS_Psat_ZW6_1.0, whole genome shotgun sequence DNA encodes these proteins:
- the LOC127092241 gene encoding CEN-like protein 2, whose amino-acid sequence MNSDPLILGRVIGDVIDYFTASIKMSVIYNNKEIFTGYEVPFPSTVKTKPRIQIQGGDMRSLFTLIMIDPDVPGPSDPYMKEHLHWMVTDIPGTTDSTFGKELTSYEKPKPNIGIHRYVFVLFKQKRGNKYSITCPFSRDHFNTRNFADQNDLGVPVAAAYFNARRATAPRRR is encoded by the exons ATGAATTCAGATCCTCTAATTCTTGGGAGAGTGATAGGAGATGTAATTGATTATTTTACCGCAAGCATAAAAATGTCTGTAATTTACAACAACAAAGAAATCTTTACTGGATATGAAGTACCCTTTCCTTCTACAGTTAAGACTAAGCCAAGGATTCAGATTCAAGGAGGGGACATGAGGTCCCTCTTTACCCTG ATCATGATAGACCCAGATGTTCCTGGCCCAAGTGATCCTTACATGAAAGAACACTTGCACTG GATGGTGACAGACATTCCAGGGACAACAGATTCCACATTTG GAAAAGAGTTGACAAGCTATGAGAAACCAAAGCCTAATATAGGAATCCATAGATATGTGTTTGTCCTTTTCAAGCAAAAAAGGGGGAACAAGTACTCCATTACATGTCCTTTTTCGAGGGATCACTTCAACACACGAAATTTTGCAGATCAAAATGACCTTGGTGTCCCTGTTGCTGCTGCTTATTTCAATGCTAGAAGGGCAACGGCTCCTAGAAGACGCTAG